A window of Rutidosis leptorrhynchoides isolate AG116_Rl617_1_P2 unplaced genomic scaffold, CSIRO_AGI_Rlap_v1 contig221, whole genome shotgun sequence contains these coding sequences:
- the LOC139882044 gene encoding uncharacterized protein: protein MVMKVLNPTSRRKPFKFFDFSIKHPEFNEIVSQVWDAPGVGVPMYKLVCKLKALKCRLKQLNRDSFFNISAKTLDARKTLETTQAGLQQNPLSTDLAKVEKNQRRIFAELRALEESFFRQKSRVRWLRENQVTKPRLVQRRFVEFFYDLLAPQGELVRPSLEDLREVIQHPLSDDQAAFLARPVTKLEIRDTNFSLPRVKAPGPNGFTAEFFKEN, encoded by the exons ATGGTGATGAAGGTGCTTAATCCGACTTCTCGGAGGAAGCCTTTCAAGTTTTTCGACTTCTCGATAAAACATCCGGAGTTCAACGAGATTGTCTCGCAAGTTTGGGATGCCCCGGGGGTTGGAGTCCCTATGTATAAGCTTGTTTGCAAGCTCAAGGCTCTTAAATGTCGGCTCAAGCAGCTCAATAGAGATTCTTTTTTTAATATCTCCGCCAAAACTCTTGATGCGAGGAAGACATTGGAGACCACTCAAGCAGGCTTGCAGCAAAACCCCCTTTCTACTGACCTTGCCAAGGTGGAAAAAAACCAAAGGCGTATCTTTGCAGAGTTGCGTGCCTTAGAGGAGTCTTTCTTCAGGCAGAAGTCCAGGGTCAGATGGCTCAGGGA GAACCAGGTGACCAAGCCACGGTTGGTGCAACGTCGATTTGTAGAGTTCTTTTATGACCTCTTGGCGCCGCAAGGGGAGCTGGTTAGACCTTCACTGGAGGATCTGAGGGAGGTTATCCAGCATCCACTCTCGGATGATCAGGCTGCATTCCTTGCTCGGCCGGTTACAAAGTTGGAGATCCGAGACACTAACTTCTCCTTGCCTAGGGTAAAGGCACCTGGACCGAATGGTTTCACAGCGGAGTTCTTCAAAGAAAACTAG